In Apis mellifera strain DH4 linkage group LG3, Amel_HAv3.1, whole genome shotgun sequence, one DNA window encodes the following:
- the LOC552563 gene encoding transcription initiation factor TFIID subunit 7, translating into MNRHPTTDYKNRSEPQVELESQFILRLPPEPARVLRETLRNGLSLKDRLSIKLENDMRYGEVRFDHWLLHGKIVDLPTIVESLKTIDNKSFYKTADICQMLICKEEDDHTTTDEESPVRQKKKDPNKVDKKFLWPHGITPPTKNVRRRRFRKTLKKKYVEAPEIEKEVKRLLRVDNDAVNVKWEVICEDEDQSKPSKVSSSGTVKTKRESISGNTSQSLDVAEHDIFGEPVSDSEEDDEEGNINVMELDENSRLSADSRVSDSNSMQATYSERSNNNTATSSNLVTEFSKEMFQNDNNIETEIEKSEDTSPSKIAKVEQFHSEYIISENFTESPSAPVTKDSLQTRLATLHAELAELRQRRQQQELEIANIENVKLRQRFQEILDNLLTQEMQKVQEIQDLELG; encoded by the exons atgaatcGCCATCCAACTACGGACTATAAAAATCGTAGCGAGCCTCAAGTAGAATTGGAAAGTCAATTTATTTTGCGTTTACCACCG gaaCCAGCGAGAGTTTTACGAGAAACATTACGTAATGGattatctttaaaagatagattaagtataaaattggaaaatgataTGCGTTATGGTGAGGTTAGATTTGATCATTGGCTTCTTCATGGAAaa ATTGTTGATTTACCAACAATTGTAGAATCCTTGAAAACTATTGATAACAAAAGTTTCTATAAAACTGCTGATATATGCCAG atgttaatttgtaaagaagaagatgatCATACTACTACAGATGAAGAATCTCCAGTtagacaaaagaaaaaagatcccAATAAAGTAGATAAGAAGTTTTTGTGGCCACATGGTATAACTCCTCCTACTAAAAATGTTAGACGTAGAAGATTTAGGAAAactttaaagaagaaatatgtaGAAGCTCCAGAAATTGAGAAAGAAGTAAAACGTTTATTAAGAGTAGATAATGATGCAGTTAATGTTAAATGGGAGGTAATATGTGAAGATGAAGATCAATCAAAACCAAGCAAAGTCTCATCATCTGGTACAGTGAAAACTAAAAGAGAAAGTATTAGTGGTAATACTTCTCAAAGTCTTGATGTTG cgGAACATGATATATTTGGTGAACCTGTAAGTGACAGTGAAGAAGATGATGAAGaaggaaatataaatgtaatggaACTAGATGAGAACAGTCGTCTTTCTGCAGATAGTAGAGTATCAGATTCTAATTCTATGCAAGCTACATATTCCGAAAGGTCTAACAATAATACAGCAACAAGTAGTAATCTTGTTACAGAATTTAGTAaagaaatgtttcaaaatgataataatatagaaacagaaattgaaaaatcagaaGATACATCTCCATCAAAAATAGCTAAAGTTGAACAATTTCattcagaatatattatttcagaaaattttacaGAATCTCCTTCTGCACCAGTAACAAaag aTTCATTGCAAACACGTCTCGCAACTTTGCATGCGGAATTAGCTGAATTACGTCAAAGAAGACAACAACAAGAACTTGAAATAGCCAatatagaaaatgttaaattaagacaaagatttcaagaaatattagataatttattaactcaAGAAATGCAAAAAGTACAAGag ATTCAAGATTTAGAGTTAGGATAA